A region from the bacterium genome encodes:
- a CDS encoding recombination protein RecR — protein IKVTRIAHGLPMGGDLEYADEVTLARALEGRREL, from the coding sequence GATCAAGGTGACGCGGATCGCGCACGGCCTGCCCATGGGCGGCGACCTCGAGTACGCCGACGAGGTGACGCTGGCGCGGGCGCTGGAGGGCCGGCGCGAGCTATGA